In Acidimicrobiia bacterium, one genomic interval encodes:
- a CDS encoding Fur family transcriptional regulator, with amino-acid sequence MKSPEELSELFRAKGLKVTPQRQAIFQILHNWAEHPTAEAVYAKAQEQMPTMSLRTVYQTLNDLAEMGEITQLDLGTGSARFDTNLDAHQHLVCSGCGEVRDVVVDFTEIDFPGHLLDGFSISSTDVVFRGWCASCASNDAALLVTSNYQA; translated from the coding sequence GTGAAGTCACCCGAGGAGCTCTCCGAGTTATTCCGAGCAAAAGGATTAAAGGTCACCCCGCAACGCCAGGCGATCTTTCAAATCCTGCATAATTGGGCAGAACATCCAACCGCCGAAGCTGTCTATGCCAAGGCCCAAGAACAGATGCCAACTATGTCGTTGCGCACCGTTTACCAAACGTTGAATGATCTCGCCGAAATGGGCGAAATAACTCAGCTTGATTTAGGTACCGGTTCCGCCCGATTCGATACCAACCTCGATGCTCATCAGCACCTGGTTTGTAGCGGTTGCGGTGAAGTGCGCGATGTAGTGGTCGACTTCACAGAAATTGATTTCCCCGGGCATTTGCTCGACGGGTTTTCAATTTCATCCACCGATGTTGTGTTTCGAGGTTGGTGCGCTAGCTGCGCCAGCAACGATGCCGCATTACTGGTCACGTCAAACTACCAAGCTTAA
- a CDS encoding DUF3501 family protein, which produces MAATTNPRKLSLSDIADLREYERDRLEYREKIIALKARRRVSVGPIVTLVFENRDTMKFQIQEMARVERLMTDEAIQGELDVYNPLIPDPGHLQATLMLELTTKEELMEWLPKLVGIERAVKVRIGVEDGDQTDVASIPETSHEAQLTREETTASVHYVGFEFTPEQVERFGKEPVSLVIEHEHYNHATPLSADTIQEMLSDLKDD; this is translated from the coding sequence ATGGCCGCCACTACTAATCCTCGCAAATTGTCCCTCTCCGATATTGCCGATCTGCGGGAATACGAGCGCGATCGCCTTGAATATCGAGAGAAAATCATTGCTTTGAAGGCCCGGCGTCGGGTGAGTGTCGGTCCGATCGTGACTTTGGTCTTCGAGAATCGCGACACCATGAAGTTCCAGATTCAAGAGATGGCTCGGGTCGAACGCCTGATGACCGATGAGGCTATTCAGGGTGAGCTTGATGTTTACAATCCTTTGATTCCCGACCCCGGGCATTTGCAAGCCACTTTGATGCTTGAGCTCACCACCAAAGAAGAACTGATGGAGTGGCTGCCCAAGCTGGTTGGTATTGAGCGTGCCGTCAAGGTGCGAATCGGCGTCGAAGACGGCGATCAAACCGATGTGGCTTCCATTCCCGAGACGTCTCATGAAGCACAGCTGACTAGGGAAGAAACTACCGCTTCAGTTCATTATGTGGGCTTCGAATTCACCCCTGAGCAGGTTGAACGTTTTGGTAAGGAACCCGTCAGCTTGGTTATTGAACATGAGCACTACAACCACGCCACACCCCTAAGTGCAGACACAATTCAAGAAATGCTAAGCGATCTTAAAGACGATTAG
- a CDS encoding rubrerythrin family protein: protein MSSVKGTKTQENLKEAFAGESQANRRYLWFAQKADVEGYPDIAMLFRSVAEGETGHAFGHMDFLADAGDPATDIPVGPTADNLRSAIEGETYEYTEMYPGFAKTARDEGFIEIAEWMEVLARAEKSHAGRFQQGLDTLS, encoded by the coding sequence ATGTCAAGCGTTAAGGGCACCAAGACTCAAGAAAACTTGAAAGAAGCGTTTGCTGGCGAAAGCCAAGCCAACCGCCGCTATCTCTGGTTCGCCCAGAAGGCTGATGTTGAGGGTTACCCCGACATTGCCATGCTGTTCCGTTCAGTCGCGGAAGGCGAGACAGGTCACGCTTTTGGCCACATGGATTTCCTGGCTGATGCTGGCGACCCCGCTACCGATATTCCTGTTGGCCCCACCGCCGACAACCTTCGTTCCGCCATCGAAGGCGAGACTTATGAGTACACCGAAATGTACCCAGGTTTCGCTAAGACGGCTCGTGATGAAGGCTTCATCGAAATTGCCGAGTGGATGGAAGTTCTGGCACGGGCCGAAAAGAGCCACGCCGGTCGTTTCCAACAAGGACTCGACACCCTTTCGTAA